A genomic region of Bactrocera dorsalis isolate Fly_Bdor chromosome 3, ASM2337382v1, whole genome shotgun sequence contains the following coding sequences:
- the LOC105230125 gene encoding atrial natriuretic peptide receptor 1, protein MHAFNLNTHTSAFIAMSITYLLFALHTLAYHVGTLTPATGKIPTTHTTVSTRKLNHTALLDMSIDFAIDPQANATVVASTMPTSTLAALAFGPDSGYVYEDRQGHVVKRENIEYDLTGLRVYNVGVLMASHLDSPFDLERCGPAVDLALDVINREFLKPHKIKLRKVQASYPSCSGAKAPGLAADMHFKDDVIAFIGPACAFALEPVARLAAYWNSPIITGMGDQPPSDDELTVTSGILGKIHKWKNESTDKSKYPTLTRMSYCQCRLKLVFASIFRQFKWKHVALIIDRSDLFSLTVGKNLEYGLRQEGLLSFVRELNGNEQEPYENYLKDASMYARVVILSLRGELVRKFMLAAYTLGMTNGDWVFLDVEIFQSSYWDDHDWEAGDAFDSHARKAYEALLRVSLLQPTNPEYQGFADKVRVMAKAYNYSFSDGEEVNFFIGAFYDGVYLLGMAFNETLNEGGDLRDGMAITRRMWNRSFHGITGHVRIDDNGDRDADYSISDLDPINGKFEVVAHYYGLHREYSAVAGKKIHWPGGREGPPPDVPRCGFLGNAPECHGNELIIMYGTFAFAIFLGFSFLVVYLMCKAKTVTSEAHANKNLLEK, encoded by the exons ATGCATGCATTCAATTTGAACACACACACCAGCGCCTTTATTGCCATGAGCATCACTTACCTGCTGTTCGCGCTGCACACCTTAGCCTACCACGTAGGCACATTGACGCCCGCCACAGGCAAAATCCCGACAACACATACAACCGTTAGCACACGCAAGCTGAATCACACGGCTTTGCTGGATATGTCGATCGACTTTGCGATCGATCCGCAAGCGAATGCAACTGTGGTGGCGTCGACGATGCCGACGTCGACATTGGCAGCGTTGGCGTTTGGCCCTGACAGTGGATATGTGTACGAAGACCGGCAAGGTCATGTGGTGAAGCGCGAAAATATCGAGTACGATTTGACCGGCTTGCGCGTGTACAATGTGGGCGTGTTGATGGCATCACATCTGG attcgCCCTTCGATCTGGAGCGCTGTGGACCCGCCGTGGATTTGGCATTGGATGTAATTAATAGGGAATTTTTGAAGCCGCATAAAATCAAATTGCGCAAAGTGCAAGCAAG TTACCCTTCCTGTTCCGGTGCAAAGGCACCTGGTTTGGCTGCTGACATGCATTTTAAGGACGACGTCATAGCTTTTATTGGACCTGCTTGTGCATTTGCTTTGGAGCCGGTGGCACGTCTAGCTGCCTATTGGAATTCTCCGATCATTACCGGTATGGGTGATCAG CCACCTTCTGATGATGAGCTAACGGTCACATCTGGCATATTAGGAAAAATTCATAAATGGAAAAATGAGAGCACG GACAAGAGTAAATATCCCACACTTACGCGCATGTCATATTGCCAGTGTCGTCTTAAATTGGTGTTTGCCAGTATTTTTCGGCAATTTAAGTGGAAACATGTGGCATTGATCATCGACCGTTCGGACCTTTTCTCCCTAACTGTAGGCAAGAATTTGGAGTATGGACTACGGCAAGAGGGTCTACTTAGTTTTGTACGTGAGTTAAATGGCAATGAACAAGAACCGTATGAGAATTACTTGAAGGATGCGAGCATGTATGCAAGAG tGGTCATTTTATCCTTGCGTGGCGAGTTAGTTCGTAAATTTATGCTTGCCGCTTATACGCTGGGCATGACGAATGGCGATTGGGTCTTTTTAGATGTCGAAATATTTCAG AGTTCCTATTGGGATGATCACGACTGGGAAGCGGGCGATGCGTTCGATAGCCATGCACGAAAGGCCTACGAAGCGTTGTTACGTGTTTCGCTGTTGCAACCTACCAATCCGGAGTATCAAGGCTTCGCTGATAAAGTGCGTGTTATGGCCAAAGCTTACAACTATTCCTTCAGCGATGGCGAAGAG GTGAACTTTTTCATCGGCGCATTTTACGATGGCGTTTACTTGCTTGGCATGGCCTTTAATGAAACCCTGAATGAGGGCGGCGATCTACGTGATGGCATGGCTATAACACGACGCATGTGGAATCGTAGTTTTCATGGCATAACTGGTCATGTACGCATAGATGATAACGGTGATCGTGATGCTGATTACTCCATATCCGATTTAGATCCGATAAATGGCAAATTTGAGGTGGTGGCACATTATTATGGACTTCATCG CGAATATTCAGCCGTGGCAGGGAAGAAGATACACTGGCCTGGTGGACGTGAAGGTCCACCACCGGATGTGCCACGCTGTGGCTTTTTAGGCAACGCGCCGGAATGTCATGGCAATG AGTTAATCATTATGTATGGAACATTTGCATTCGCAATTTTCCTTGGCTTTTCCTTCCTGGTCGTTTATCTGATGTGCAA GGCTAAAACTGTAACTTCCGAGGCGCATGCAAATAAAAATCTACTTGAGAAATAG